The Edaphobacter sp. 12200R-103 genome contains a region encoding:
- a CDS encoding folylpolyglutamate synthase/dihydrofolate synthase family protein, giving the protein MSYKAAVDHLYARGLELTTSRRKFELEHMRTLAHALGDPQTRFPSVLIAGTNGKGSTAATLASILTAAGYRTALYTSPHLSRVNERIQIDGQPIPDDDFARLYFQVDTAAEQLVTSGQLPQHPSFFETLTAVAFLYFAGDQHTEAPQNRVPHLRGEAAKVGSQDASQEKRTSGQKETVILSEGEAAVEGSAVRPPSPNTALATNNSATPAPKAPPAVRVAPVDIAILEVGLGGRLDATNIVEPILSILTDISLDHQDYLGNTIAEITREKAGILRHHGTLITLPQHPEANQAIGEAAATLDLHAVNAAQYIPTADKLLHDTDSLVKGTASAVPHAARLREGASAPEVPLPRNRYTVTLAGQPLHVDSPLAGQHQQRNIALAIAAAEELRNPTGYKSKESNHISYKITNAQIEQGIRNTQWPGRLELISLPDSAPVLLDVAHNPAGAWTLRAALAQLPDEMPRTLLFSCLRDKDLREMSQILLPLFDASSPDRSHDHVVLAPIDSPRAATLEDLAAQARDLEVPAEITTSLKEALVQARKLTPTNGLIVATGSVYLIGELRTLILGRS; this is encoded by the coding sequence ATGTCCTACAAAGCAGCGGTCGACCATCTGTACGCTCGTGGTCTCGAGCTCACCACCTCACGTCGCAAGTTCGAGCTCGAACACATGCGCACCCTCGCCCACGCCCTCGGCGACCCGCAGACCCGCTTTCCCTCCGTCCTGATCGCCGGAACCAACGGCAAGGGATCGACCGCCGCCACCCTCGCCAGCATCCTCACCGCCGCTGGCTACCGTACCGCGCTCTACACGTCGCCCCACCTCTCGCGCGTCAACGAGCGCATCCAGATCGACGGCCAGCCCATTCCCGATGACGACTTCGCCCGCCTCTACTTCCAGGTCGACACCGCCGCCGAGCAGCTCGTCACCTCCGGCCAGCTCCCCCAGCACCCCAGCTTCTTCGAAACCCTCACTGCCGTAGCCTTCCTCTACTTCGCAGGCGACCAACACACCGAAGCCCCCCAAAACCGGGTGCCCCATCTTCGCGGCGAAGCCGCTAAGGTGGGTTCGCAGGATGCCTCTCAAGAGAAAAGAACCTCAGGACAGAAAGAAACTGTCATCCTGAGCGAAGGCGAAGCCGCAGTCGAAGGATCTGCGGTTCGTCCGCCCAGCCCCAACACCGCATTGGCCACCAATAACTCCGCCACCCCCGCTCCGAAGGCGCCTCCCGCCGTGCGCGTAGCACCAGTCGACATAGCCATCCTCGAAGTCGGCCTCGGCGGCCGCCTCGACGCCACCAACATCGTCGAGCCGATCCTCTCCATCCTCACTGACATCTCCCTCGACCACCAGGACTACCTCGGCAACACCATCGCCGAGATCACCCGCGAAAAGGCCGGTATCCTCCGCCACCACGGAACCCTCATCACGCTCCCGCAACACCCCGAGGCCAACCAGGCCATCGGCGAAGCCGCCGCCACGCTCGACCTGCACGCCGTCAACGCAGCCCAGTACATCCCTACCGCCGACAAGCTCCTGCACGATACCGATAGTCTCGTTAAGGGCACGGCTTCAGCCGTGCCGCACGCAGCCCGATTACGCGAAGGGGCTTCAGCCCCTGAGGTCCCCCTCCCGCGCAACCGCTACACCGTCACCCTCGCCGGCCAGCCGCTGCACGTCGACTCTCCCCTCGCTGGCCAGCACCAGCAGCGCAACATTGCACTCGCTATCGCCGCAGCCGAAGAATTACGCAACCCCACCGGTTACAAATCGAAAGAAAGTAACCATATAAGTTACAAAATAACCAACGCGCAGATCGAACAAGGCATCCGTAACACCCAATGGCCCGGCCGCCTGGAGCTGATTTCACTCCCCGACTCCGCCCCCGTCCTGCTCGACGTCGCCCACAATCCCGCCGGAGCCTGGACCCTTCGAGCCGCGCTTGCACAGCTTCCTGACGAGATGCCGCGAACTCTGCTCTTCTCCTGCCTGCGCGACAAGGACCTCCGCGAGATGAGCCAGATTCTCCTTCCGCTCTTTGACGCCTCTTCGCCGGACCGCTCGCACGATCACGTCGTGCTCGCCCCCATCGACAGTCCCCGCGCCGCCACGCTCGAAGACCTCGCCGCCCAGGCCCGCGACCTCGAAGTCCCCGCTGAGATCACCACAAGCCTCAAAGAGGCCCTCGTCCAGGCCCGCAAACTGACACCCACCAACGGCCTCATCGTAGCCACCGGCTCGGTCTACCTCATCGGCGAACTCCGCACCCTCATCCTCGGTCGCTCATAG